Proteins found in one Dehalococcoidia bacterium genomic segment:
- the dnaA gene encoding chromosomal replication initiator protein DnaA has protein sequence MLVKESAKDIWEAALGELQLQLSRTNYDTWLKDTVGLSYQGDQFVVGVPSTFSIEWLEKRLTSLIHKTLIGIIGDGVSVRFQIHEQSTTAKSKGNGKPSAGTNFRKTGTNHFNPKYTFKSFIVGNCNRLAHAAALGVSEKPGRVYNPLFIYGGVGLGKTHLLHAIGCLVYKTKLSVLYVSTEQFTNEFIKAIREQKTEDFRQKYRSVDVLLIDDIQFIIGKEQTQEGFFHTFNDLHNASRQIVLTSDRPPKSMPLLEDRLRSRFEWGLIADIQPPDLETRLAILQAKAEENKISVPPEVIDFIARKVQKSIRELEGALNRVVAYSRLSKVTLTIELASQALAEFPETAPRRSITPALIIANVAKYFDLEPEALTGKRRDKLTVLGRHLAIYLVREETGSSFSEIGRVLGNRDHSSILRGYDKLSLEINTNPQLRRDAIEIREQLFAKRPT, from the coding sequence ATGCTGGTTAAGGAGTCGGCCAAGGATATCTGGGAGGCGGCACTGGGGGAGCTTCAGTTACAGCTATCGAGGACAAATTATGACACCTGGTTAAAAGACACCGTCGGCTTGAGCTATCAGGGGGATCAGTTTGTGGTTGGCGTGCCATCCACCTTCTCCATTGAGTGGCTGGAGAAGCGACTGACCTCGCTTATCCATAAGACCCTCATCGGCATCATTGGGGATGGTGTGAGTGTCCGTTTTCAAATTCATGAGCAGAGCACTACGGCCAAGTCCAAGGGGAACGGCAAACCCTCTGCCGGTACGAACTTCCGCAAAACGGGAACCAACCACTTTAATCCCAAGTACACCTTCAAATCCTTTATCGTTGGTAATTGCAATCGACTAGCCCACGCCGCCGCACTAGGGGTATCGGAAAAGCCGGGTCGTGTCTACAACCCGCTATTTATCTACGGCGGCGTCGGCTTAGGGAAGACCCACCTGCTTCACGCCATAGGGTGCTTAGTTTACAAAACCAAGCTTAGCGTGCTCTATGTGAGCACCGAGCAGTTTACCAACGAGTTCATTAAAGCCATCCGGGAGCAGAAGACGGAGGATTTCCGCCAGAAGTATCGCAGTGTGGATGTTCTGTTAATCGATGACATCCAATTCATTATCGGGAAGGAGCAGACGCAGGAGGGCTTCTTCCACACCTTTAACGACCTCCATAATGCCAGCCGCCAGATCGTGCTAACCAGCGACCGCCCCCCCAAGTCCATGCCCCTGCTTGAGGACCGACTGCGCTCCCGCTTCGAATGGGGGCTCATTGCCGATATCCAGCCTCCCGACCTGGAGACACGCTTGGCCATACTTCAAGCCAAGGCAGAGGAGAATAAGATATCGGTACCACCGGAGGTAATTGACTTCATCGCCCGCAAGGTTCAGAAGAGCATTCGCGAGCTCGAAGGCGCGTTGAATCGCGTTGTGGCCTACTCCCGCCTTTCCAAGGTAACCCTCACCATTGAGCTGGCATCACAAGCGCTCGCCGAGTTCCCCGAGACGGCGCCCCGCCGCTCCATAACTCCAGCGCTCATTATCGCCAATGTCGCCAAGTACTTCGATCTCGAACCGGAAGCCCTTACAGGCAAGCGGCGGGACAAGCTGACTGTACTGGGTCGTCATCTCGCTATCTACCTGGTACGGGAGGAGACTGGGAGTTCCTTCAGCGAGATCGGCAGGGTGCTGGGTAATAGAGACCACTCTAGCATACTCCGCGGTTATGATAAACTCTCCTTAGAGATAAATACCAACCCCCAGCTGCGCCGCGACGCCATTGAGATAAGGGAGCAGCTCTTCGCCAAAAGACCCACATAA
- the obgE gene encoding GTPase ObgE codes for MIDRVELEVKAGNGGGGVVGFRHEKYVPFGGPDGGDGGNGGSIYFVADRGMKTLQKFYRGGRHIYAEQGENGASKKRHGKSGRDLRIMVPTGTLIYRNAGGERYLLADLTEDGQQVLVAHGGRGGHGNARFRTSTNRTPRIAQKGEVGEETSLILELKLIADVGIIGYPSVGKSTLLAAATEARPRVADYPFTTTEPVLGVVEVGQSTFVLAEIPGLIEGAHRGRGLGHDFLRHAERTRVLIHLLDGGSDSPLADMERVNDELSQYNPVLAEKPQLIVVNKIDIPHVRERIPELERELGQGESQIFFISAASTEGVHSLMAKAYEVLDTASAPQPPEALKVFRPRPKREKVVVSREGDTFMVSSERAERVLARMDLENPEARSYVKRQLAGMGVVGALKRAGVKPGDRVLFGKMEMIWE; via the coding sequence TTGATCGATCGTGTTGAGCTTGAGGTTAAGGCCGGGAATGGCGGAGGAGGAGTAGTAGGCTTTCGCCACGAAAAATACGTTCCCTTCGGAGGTCCCGATGGAGGTGATGGAGGTAACGGAGGCAGTATTTATTTTGTTGCCGATAGAGGAATGAAAACGCTACAAAAATTCTATCGTGGGGGGAGGCATATTTATGCTGAGCAAGGGGAGAACGGCGCTAGCAAGAAAAGGCATGGCAAAAGTGGCCGCGACCTCAGGATCATGGTTCCGACGGGTACACTTATTTACAGGAATGCTGGCGGTGAAAGGTATTTGCTCGCCGACCTAACAGAGGATGGACAGCAAGTTTTGGTGGCGCACGGAGGTCGCGGCGGCCATGGTAATGCACGCTTTAGAACTTCCACTAACCGTACGCCACGCATAGCTCAGAAGGGGGAGGTGGGGGAGGAGACCTCACTGATCCTCGAGTTGAAGCTTATAGCAGATGTGGGAATCATCGGCTATCCCAGCGTAGGAAAGTCAACTCTCTTGGCGGCAGCGACGGAGGCGCGGCCCAGGGTTGCCGACTACCCCTTCACTACCACGGAGCCGGTACTGGGGGTAGTGGAGGTTGGACAAAGTACCTTCGTGCTGGCCGAGATACCGGGGCTCATCGAGGGTGCTCACCGAGGACGGGGCCTGGGGCACGATTTCCTGCGCCATGCCGAGCGTACCAGGGTGCTCATTCACCTTCTTGACGGCGGTTCAGATAGCCCCCTTGCCGATATGGAGAGGGTAAATGACGAGCTATCACAGTACAATCCGGTGCTGGCAGAGAAGCCGCAGCTTATAGTGGTGAACAAGATAGACATACCCCATGTAAGGGAGCGCATACCTGAACTGGAAAGGGAGCTAGGACAGGGGGAATCACAGATCTTTTTTATCTCCGCGGCCTCCACCGAAGGGGTGCACTCGCTAATGGCGAAGGCTTATGAGGTGCTGGACACAGCATCCGCGCCTCAACCACCCGAGGCGCTAAAGGTATTTCGTCCCCGGCCCAAAAGGGAGAAGGTGGTCGTTTCCAGAGAAGGGGACACCTTTATGGTATCATCCGAGAGGGCGGAGCGGGTGCTCGCCAGGATGGACCTGGAGAACCCGGAGG